GCCAAAGCTGCTGCACAACTTGGATATCGCGCCACATAATTTCTTTCTTATCGGCATACTTTTCAGGGAAAAGTACAAAGTCGTTGGGATGCCAACCAGGAGCGAAGGATAAACCGACTCGTCCTTTCGAGAGATTATCGACCACCGCCCATTCTTCCGCTACTCGTAATGGATTTTGTAAGGGCATAACCACACTGCCAGAGCGAATTTGGATATGCTCCGTAATCATCGCGATCGCAGCTCCTGTCACCGCAGGATTGGGGTATAGTCCGCCAAAGGCATCAAAATGGCGTTCGGGAATCCAAACCGCCGCAAATTGGTGGCGATCGGCAAACTTTGCGCCTTCAATCAATAGACGATATTTATCGCTACTGGTGGTAGAACCATCACCAGAAAAATAAAACAAGCTAAAATCCATCTGCTTAATTCTCCACTTGCGCTAATTGGGCTTGCACTTGGTCACGCGATAAGTTTTCAATCTCTGCCAAAATTGCTGCCATTTCGTCATCATCAGGTTCCGAGAGTTGCTCGGCGATGACACTGGCTAGTTCCGCTACGGTTGGTGCGTCTGATAGTAAGGTTCGCAATGATAATTCCACAGGATACATTTCGCGAATCTGGGATACTAACCGTACCGCTAATAGAGAATGTCCACCTATCTCAAAGAAGTTATCATTTACACCTACCTGAGCTAGACCCAGTTGGTTTTGCCAAAGCTCGACAATCCTTTGTTCAATTTCATTACAAGGAGCCACATAAGTTGTAGATTGAAGCGATCGCTGATGTCCTGCTGGAGCGGACTCAGGAAGACTCACGACTGGCTCTGGTGCGATCGTAATTATGCGCTTTTGATTGTGCTGGAGTACGCTTTGCCAATCTTGAGTAGAAACTATGACTTGAGGATAACCATGTTGGAGAATGCGCTGTAAGGCTTCTAACCCTTCTTGGGGAGATATTCCTATTGCTAGAGCTTCGATGCGTTCTTGTTTGAGGCGATCCGGCAATTCCGTTACATCTGCACCCATTCCCACTTCTTGCCAGATATCCCAATTAATGGCGATGGTACGCTGATGGGTTTGCGATCGCGCCACAGCATCGAGGAAACTGTTGGCGGCGCAATAGTCCACTTGTCCTAAACCACCCAATAACGCACTGAGCGAAGAAAATAGCACTAAGAAATCGAGGTCATCATTGGCAAAAATTTGCTGAAGTACCCGCGTGCCTTGAACTTTGGGGCGCATTACCCTTGCGGCGTTTTCAGGAGTTTTTAGCTGCATAATGCCATCACCTGCTACACCTGCGGTATGGAAGATACCATGCAATTCACCGAAAGTTTGTTGGATGCGATCGCGGACAGTTTGCATTTGCTCCATATCGGCAACATCAGCACTAAGAACTAGGACTTTTGCACCCTTAGATTCTAGAGACTGGATTTTGCGAATCTTAATACTCGTTGGATCCTGCTCACTGTGAGTCTGGAGCCATTGTTCCCAATCACTTGGTGATGGTAGAGGTGAACGGCTGATTAAAACTAGCCTTGCTTGGACGCTCTGGGCAAGATGTTCGGCAATGGTCATGCCAATTCCACCCATACCGCCTGTAATCAGGTAAGTACCTTGCGGTTGATAGGGAGATGCGACTGGCTGTAAGTAAAGTGGCTCATGGGTGGGCAACCAGCGATAATTACCGCGATAGGCAACCAGTGGCGCTGAAGGTGCATCTGCTTGAGTTAATATTTCACCAATGATTTGATCGATGAATGGAGCATTGGCGGTGATGTCTGACGATGGAATTTCCATATCCAGATGGCAGCAAGTGAGATTAGCATATTCCTGCGGCATCACTTGACTTGCCCCCAAAATCGTTGCCTTTTCTGGACGAATTTCTTCCGTTCCTGTCACATCTTGAATCTGGCTCGAAACCACACCAATATGGATCGAACTCTGGACATTCTGCTGTCCGATCGCTTGGGCTAAATAGAGCAAACTATAGAAGCCAAGATTTTGCGCTTCCGTAAATTCCAGATGGTCATTTAAAGTCCAGAGATGGGCAATGATCGGTGATGGCTCAAGAGCGAGAACTTCGCGCATTAAAGCGTCATAGTGGGTGCGATCGCTAGGATTTAGGGTGTACAGATCACGATCGTTTTTGTGAAACTCTGTGCCGATATGCACCTGAATGACGCGATGTCCCTGTTGCTGTAGGCGTTCAGTCAGTGCCGTAGTGACACCTGTACGATCGCCAAATAGCAACCAACAGCGTTTCTGATCGCTATTCAGCGTCGGTAAAACCGTGCGTTTCCAAGAGGGGCTATAAAACCATTCGCCAATGTCGGACTTTTTAGTGAGTTGAGGGATATGGCGATCGCTTAAATCTTTTGCCGAATCTGCCAGTAAATTCTCGGACGGTGGATCAATCCAATAGCGCTGACGTTCAAAGGGATAGGTGGGAAGAGATACAATTTGACATGGCTGCTGGTCGTAAAAACTTGTCCAATCAATTTCCACTCCATTGAGCCAAAGCTGTCCCAATGTTTTGAGCATCAATTCTAAATCCGAGACATCTGATCCTCTCTCTTGGGGATGGGGTAAGGAGCAGAGAATAGTGCGATCGCTTGCCTGTTGTTTAGTCAAGGTGCTAAGGGTACGTCCTGCTCCTACTTCCAAGAAAATTGCTTCGGGATTAGTTAATAATTCGGCGATACCCTGCGAAAACTGAACGGGTTGCCGCAAATGCTGCGCCCAGTAGAGGGGATCGGTGGCGGAATTGGCGCTAATCCAAGTGCCTGTGACATTAGAAATAAATGGAATTTGCGGAGAATTTAGCTTTACACCACGCAAATGCTCTACTAATGGTGCGATCGCTCCTTCCATCATCGGTGAATGAAAAGCATGGGAGGTTCGCAAAAGATGGGAAATGATTCCCTTAGCAGATAGCTGTTGTTGCAGTTGAGCGATCGCTTCTTTGGAGCCTGAAACCACAGTCAGGGTGGGGCTATTACTGACGGCAAGATAGAGGTTCTCTTTGAGAAATGGTTGGATATCTTGGACGGATGCATTAATCGACAGCATCGCTCCCGTTGGCTGTTGCTGCATTAATTGTCCACGCATCGCCACTAGGGTTAAAGCATCGCTAAGAGAGAAAACTCCAGAGATACAGGCGGCGACATATTCTCCGATGCTATGTCCTATCATTGCTTGCGGCTGGACACCCCATGACATCCAGAGTTTGGCAAGGGCATACTCAATCGTAAATAAGGCGGGTTGCGCGATCGCAGTTTGAGTTAATTGTTTAGTAGCCGATTGTTGATCTGTATCATCACTAAATAGAATCGGCTTCAGATCGAGTTGATGCTGCTCAAGGAGAATTTGGAAACAGCGATCGCATTCTTCTCGGAAGGTAGCTTCACTGGTATATAGCCCTCGCGCCATATTCACATATTGGGAACCCTGCCCCGTAAACATAAACATTACAGGGGGATTGTTCGCTTCGGTATGTCCCGTGAATTGTTGAGCAGAAGTAGTCAGCGCTTGCACTGCATTCTCGGTGGTGGAGGCAATCACAAAGCGCCGACGGGGTAACGCCCAACGTCCTGTCCCCAAGGTATAAGCCACATCCGCCAACTGAAGGTCACTTTTCTGCTGGAGGCGATCGCCTAAATTCACCGTTGCTTGCTTTAAAGCTGTAGGAGTTTTCGTGGAAAGGGTGAGGATTTGTAAAGCTCTAGGTTGGAGAGTTTCAATGGGCAAAAGCGCAGGGGCTTCTTCTAAAACCGCATGGACATTTGTCCCCCCAAAACCGAAGGAACTCACACCTGCCCGTCGAGGATGACCATTGGTTTTCCAGTCAGTAAGCTGTGTATTCACGAAAAATGGACTATGGGCAAAATCAATTTGAGGATTGGGAGTGTCAAAATTGATGCTAGGAGGGATCTTTTTGTGATGCAGCATCAGCACAGTTTTGATAAATCCCGTAATCCCTGCGGCAGCATCTAAATGTCCCATATTCGTTTTTACCGAGCCGATCGCACAGAACTGGTTGCGATCGGTGGCGACTCGAAAAGCTTGGGTCATCGCCGCTACTTCAATTGGGTCGCCCATCGCTGTACCTGTACCGTGAGCTTCCATATAGGTAATCGTAGCAGGGTCAACTTCAGCCATCATTTGGGCGGCGCGAATGACCTTGGCTTGTCCTTCCTGACTGGGAGCAGTGTAGCCCACCTTCATCGCGCCATCGTTGTTGATCGCTGAACCTTTGACTACGGCATAGATCTGATCGCGATCGGCGATCGCATCTTCCAACCGCTTCAACACCACTACACCCAGACCATTGCCGCCCACCGTGCCATTTGCTTGACTATCAAAGGCACGACAATGCCCATCGGGAGAAACAATTTCGTCGGGAGATAAAGTTAATTCACTCTGGGGAACTTTCACGGAAACCCCTGCGGCTAGGGCGATATCGCATTCACCACTCAGCAAACTCTGACAGGCTAAATGCACCGCAACCATTGAGCTAGAGCAGGCTGTACCCACGCTCATACTTGGTCCTTTGAGATTTAACTTGTAGGAAACACGGGTGGGTAAGTAGTCTTTATCCACGCCCACTAGGGTTTGCAAAAATCCTCGCGATTCAATTAATCCCTGATTAGGACTGAGGTTGTAAAGCAAATAGGTTCCCATGCCCACGCCTGCAAATACGCCGATGGGTCTAGTTTCGGTTTCCGAGCGACAACCTGCATCTTCAAGGGCTTCCCAAGCAGCTTCTAAAAAGAGACGATGTTGCGGATCCATTGCTTCCGCTTCCCTAGGATTAAATCCAAAAAAGGCAGCATCAAATTTATCGACATCTTCCAAAATCGAACCAACTCTGGTGATATTTTGTTCTGGAGCAGATTCACTCTTTTTCTCAAAGGGAGAAATTACTTCTACTCCTGCTTCCAGATTTTTCCAGAAATCATCAATTGTCTTACTTCCTGCAAATTTCCCTGCAAGACCAATTACTGCTATTTCTAAGCCATTGTGATCAGAATTCATAATATTTGTTTATTAGTAAATTGGAACTAAATGTAGGATGGGTTAGCGATCGCGTAACCCATCATTTTTGCTATCGATGCGTTACGCTGCAACGCATCCTACAAACTGGTTCCCCTCTCCTGCGGGAGAGGGGCTAGGGGTGAGGGCTTTAACTTAATCCTTGGGACATTCTCGATTTTTCCAGTCTTTGCTTAAGACGACTTTTACCTTCACTCAATTTCTGTGCTGATTCCACCTGTTGCTGCTCTAAGACATTGACCTTTTGCGCCTGAGTCAAGCGCTGGGTGAGACTTCTCACCGTGGGATAACTAAATAGATCCACAAGGGAAATCAATTGAGTTTCCTGTGGTAGCACATGACCCAACTTGCGATAGATATTTGTGATCATCAGAGAATTAGCGCCGAGGTCAAAGAAATTATCATTAATGCCTACTTTGTCCACTTCTAATTCTGATTGGAACACCTCAGCGATCGCCTGTTCAATCGCATTCTGAGGGGCGATATATGCCATCACTCGCGTTTGAAATAGCGACTCTTGGGTCGGTAGAGCTTGGCGATCAACTTTGCCATTGGCTGACAGAGGCAATCCTTCCAGAAATAGAAACACTGAAGGAATCATATAACTAGGCAATTTCCGACTGAGAAACTGACTAAGTTCATCGACGGTGGGTATTGCCTCGTTGGGAGTCAGCAGTTGAGGTACAATGTAGGCTGCCAGATGAGCTTGCTGATGCTCACCGACAATCTTGACGATCGCAGCTTGGACTTGGGGATGTTGCATTAAAGCCGCTTCTATTTCGCCAGCCTCAATCCGATAGCCGCGCAGTTTAATTTGAAAGTCTACTCTTCCTAAAAACTCAATCGTGCCATCGGGTAAATAGCGACCACGATCGCCTGTGCCATAGATGCGTTGACTTGTGTGAGGATGGGTAATGAAGTTGGCGTTGGTTTTTGCGGCATCGCGCCAATAGCCTTTAGCCACCTGTACCCCAGAGCAGTACATTTGACCTGAAACCCATGTGGGGCAATCTTCTAATGCTTCATTCAAGATGTAATATTGGGAATTCGCCATCGGCTTACCATAGGGAATACTCTTCCAGTTAGGTTCAACGGTTTCCACTTGATAGCCAATATTCCAGATCGTAGTTTCCGTGGGACCACCAATGCTCAAAAGGGTGATATTAGGGACTAGAGATTTTAGACGATTTGGTAAAGAAACAGGTAGCCAATCGCCGCCTAAAATCGCTAGGCGTAAATCAGAAGCAAAGGCGGTTTGGCGATCGCTGACCACATTCACCAACATTTCCATCATTGCGGGAACTGAGTTCCACAAAGTGACTCGTTCGCGTTGAATCAGTTCTGCCCAGTGATGAGGATCTTTGACTAATTGGGCTTCAGGCATGACGATCGCGCCGCCTGCACTGAGCATTGCGAAAATGTCATAAACTGACAAGTCATGGTTCAGAGCCGTTAATGCCAGAATGCGATCGCTTTGTCCAATTTGGAAGCGTTGATTGGTATAAATCACCACATTGGCAACATTGCGATGGGTAATCATTACCCCTTTCGGTAAGCCAGTGGAACCAGAAGTATAGATGACATAGGCTAAATCATCGGCATTTTGCGAAGGCTGAAGAGGAGATTTGCTCTCGGTTGCTAACTCTTCGCAATCTATGCACAATCTCTGCATATCTTCGCCTAAATCCAAGCTGTCATCTAACCAAGATTGCGTCAGCACAATCTTCGAGTCACTGTTTTGGAGAATATACTGCAAGCGTTCTGGTGGTAAGTCGGGCGCGATCGGCACATAAGCAGCACCCGACAAAATCACACCCATCACCGCAACGATTTGCTCCCATCCTTTTTCCATGACGATCGCAATTAATTGGTTGGGAACTGCGCCTAAATTCCGCAGGCGATGGGCAAGCTGATGAGTGCGATCGCTTAATTCTTGATAGGTGAGCGATCGTTGGGTTGCAATCACGGCGAGTTGATCGGGATGCTTTTGTACCTGCTCAATGAATAATTCTTGTAAGAGTACCTGTGGAATTGCAGTATCAGTGCTATTGGCAAGATTGCGAGGAGCTAATTGTGATGGCAGTAGCAGTTGCCGATTTTCGGTGTTCCAAATATATTCCGTAGTAGCCAATTGATTGAGGAAGCTACAGTAGCTATCAAACATCTCGCCAATCATACCTTCAGGGAATAATTCTTCAACCACATCCCAATTGAAGCTTAAGGTTTCTTTTTCTTCCCAAACCTGTACATCCATCCAAGCTTGTGAAGCCTGACTGATGCCATAAACCAACTCTCCGAAATGGCTAAAGGTCAAGGTCTCTTGCCCGATCGCCGCAAAGCCAAGGGTGCTGGTAAAAATCACAGGCATAGCATTGGGAACACCACCTTGACGACGGGTCAGTTCTCTAGTGACGCGCACGCCACTGAAATAGCGATGTTCGAGATCTTGCCACAGTTGTTTTTGCAGACGTAGAGCGCGATCGCGAAACGGTTCACTCACAGAATTATCTACCGCCAGCAGCGTGACAGAAGTAAAGTCTCCCAAGAGATGATTTACTTGCGGGTGCATTGGTAAGCGATTAAATAGCGCCAGATTGAGCGTAAATTGAGGATTTTGACTCCAGAGGGTTAAGATTTCTGCAAAGGCGGCTAGCAACAGTCCTGAAGGAGTCAAGCCCATATTTTTCGCTTTCTGCTTCAGGTTTTGCCAATTCTCTGTTTCCATCTGGGTATGATAGCGGCGGCAGTGATGCTGTTGCAGTTCCTGTGGCTTTTTGGCGAGGGGTAAGTCAGGAGCGGGTGGTAATTTGTCAAGGCGATTGAGCCAATATTCCTGCGATCGCTGATAAAGTTGAGTTTCAGGTAGCGACTGCTCGGCTAATACATAGTCGCGGAACAAAAGTTCTAAAGGTGTCAAAATTGCATGGGGATTTTGATAGAGTTGGAACCATTCTTCAAATAGGCGAAATAAGCTCCAAGCATCAAATACAAGCAAATCATAACTAACATGAAGACGAGTGTGATCGCCATCTAAATAAGTCACACGAAAGTCAAATAGAGGATATTTATCGGCAGGGAGAACTTGATGGGACATCTCTTCGCGAATTGCTTCTAATTGAGCGTCAATTACCGCTTGCTCTTTCCCTCGCAAATCTATAACTTGAAGCTTATAGGGTGGAACTTCTTTAAGAATGCGCTGTTGTCCATCGGGCAGGACAATTGCGCGTAACATATCATGACGTTCTATTAATTGTTGCAGTGTGGTATTCAGTCGTTCCAGATCGAGGGTAGTGCCTTCAATTTCGTAATAACCATGATTAGAAACATTACCTAATTGCAATACGCCACTGCGCCCAATCCAAAAGGCGTGCTGCATATCTGTGAGGGGAAATGGCTCGTAGCGGGATTCTGGTGCAGGAGCGATCGCAGGTAAATCACTTACAGGGGCGCTAACACTATGTTGATGCAGCAACGCCAAAATCTCTGACTTACTCTGAATCAGAGAGTCTCGCAGTTCAGTGGTTAATACTCCTTGTGGGGCATCCACCAGTAAGGATTCGCCATCAGTCGATAGTTTAATGCCGATATCAGAGAGCAAGTTGAGAAGCG
This sequence is a window from Pseudanabaena sp. ABRG5-3. Protein-coding genes within it:
- a CDS encoding type I polyketide synthase; translated protein: MNSDHNGLEIAVIGLAGKFAGSKTIDDFWKNLEAGVEVISPFEKKSESAPEQNITRVGSILEDVDKFDAAFFGFNPREAEAMDPQHRLFLEAAWEALEDAGCRSETETRPIGVFAGVGMGTYLLYNLSPNQGLIESRGFLQTLVGVDKDYLPTRVSYKLNLKGPSMSVGTACSSSMVAVHLACQSLLSGECDIALAAGVSVKVPQSELTLSPDEIVSPDGHCRAFDSQANGTVGGNGLGVVVLKRLEDAIADRDQIYAVVKGSAINNDGAMKVGYTAPSQEGQAKVIRAAQMMAEVDPATITYMEAHGTGTAMGDPIEVAAMTQAFRVATDRNQFCAIGSVKTNMGHLDAAAGITGFIKTVLMLHHKKIPPSINFDTPNPQIDFAHSPFFVNTQLTDWKTNGHPRRAGVSSFGFGGTNVHAVLEEAPALLPIETLQPRALQILTLSTKTPTALKQATVNLGDRLQQKSDLQLADVAYTLGTGRWALPRRRFVIASTTENAVQALTTSAQQFTGHTEANNPPVMFMFTGQGSQYVNMARGLYTSEATFREECDRCFQILLEQHQLDLKPILFSDDTDQQSATKQLTQTAIAQPALFTIEYALAKLWMSWGVQPQAMIGHSIGEYVAACISGVFSLSDALTLVAMRGQLMQQQPTGAMLSINASVQDIQPFLKENLYLAVSNSPTLTVVSGSKEAIAQLQQQLSAKGIISHLLRTSHAFHSPMMEGAIAPLVEHLRGVKLNSPQIPFISNVTGTWISANSATDPLYWAQHLRQPVQFSQGIAELLTNPEAIFLEVGAGRTLSTLTKQQASDRTILCSLPHPQERGSDVSDLELMLKTLGQLWLNGVEIDWTSFYDQQPCQIVSLPTYPFERQRYWIDPPSENLLADSAKDLSDRHIPQLTKKSDIGEWFYSPSWKRTVLPTLNSDQKRCWLLFGDRTGVTTALTERLQQQGHRVIQVHIGTEFHKNDRDLYTLNPSDRTHYDALMREVLALEPSPIIAHLWTLNDHLEFTEAQNLGFYSLLYLAQAIGQQNVQSSIHIGVVSSQIQDVTGTEEIRPEKATILGASQVMPQEYANLTCCHLDMEIPSSDITANAPFIDQIIGEILTQADAPSAPLVAYRGNYRWLPTHEPLYLQPVASPYQPQGTYLITGGMGGIGMTIAEHLAQSVQARLVLISRSPLPSPSDWEQWLQTHSEQDPTSIKIRKIQSLESKGAKVLVLSADVADMEQMQTVRDRIQQTFGELHGIFHTAGVAGDGIMQLKTPENAARVMRPKVQGTRVLQQIFANDDLDFLVLFSSLSALLGGLGQVDYCAANSFLDAVARSQTHQRTIAINWDIWQEVGMGADVTELPDRLKQERIEALAIGISPQEGLEALQRILQHGYPQVIVSTQDWQSVLQHNQKRIITIAPEPVVSLPESAPAGHQRSLQSTTYVAPCNEIEQRIVELWQNQLGLAQVGVNDNFFEIGGHSLLAVRLVSQIREMYPVELSLRTLLSDAPTVAELASVIAEQLSEPDDDEMAAILAEIENLSRDQVQAQLAQVEN
- a CDS encoding non-ribosomal peptide synthetase, translating into MNLHSLLNLLSDIGIKLSTDGESLLVDAPQGVLTTELRDSLIQSKSEILALLHQHSVSAPVSDLPAIAPAPESRYEPFPLTDMQHAFWIGRSGVLQLGNVSNHGYYEIEGTTLDLERLNTTLQQLIERHDMLRAIVLPDGQQRILKEVPPYKLQVIDLRGKEQAVIDAQLEAIREEMSHQVLPADKYPLFDFRVTYLDGDHTRLHVSYDLLVFDAWSLFRLFEEWFQLYQNPHAILTPLELLFRDYVLAEQSLPETQLYQRSQEYWLNRLDKLPPAPDLPLAKKPQELQQHHCRRYHTQMETENWQNLKQKAKNMGLTPSGLLLAAFAEILTLWSQNPQFTLNLALFNRLPMHPQVNHLLGDFTSVTLLAVDNSVSEPFRDRALRLQKQLWQDLEHRYFSGVRVTRELTRRQGGVPNAMPVIFTSTLGFAAIGQETLTFSHFGELVYGISQASQAWMDVQVWEEKETLSFNWDVVEELFPEGMIGEMFDSYCSFLNQLATTEYIWNTENRQLLLPSQLAPRNLANSTDTAIPQVLLQELFIEQVQKHPDQLAVIATQRSLTYQELSDRTHQLAHRLRNLGAVPNQLIAIVMEKGWEQIVAVMGVILSGAAYVPIAPDLPPERLQYILQNSDSKIVLTQSWLDDSLDLGEDMQRLCIDCEELATESKSPLQPSQNADDLAYVIYTSGSTGLPKGVMITHRNVANVVIYTNQRFQIGQSDRILALTALNHDLSVYDIFAMLSAGGAIVMPEAQLVKDPHHWAELIQRERVTLWNSVPAMMEMLVNVVSDRQTAFASDLRLAILGGDWLPVSLPNRLKSLVPNITLLSIGGPTETTIWNIGYQVETVEPNWKSIPYGKPMANSQYYILNEALEDCPTWVSGQMYCSGVQVAKGYWRDAAKTNANFITHPHTSQRIYGTGDRGRYLPDGTIEFLGRVDFQIKLRGYRIEAGEIEAALMQHPQVQAAIVKIVGEHQQAHLAAYIVPQLLTPNEAIPTVDELSQFLSRKLPSYMIPSVFLFLEGLPLSANGKVDRQALPTQESLFQTRVMAYIAPQNAIEQAIAEVFQSELEVDKVGINDNFFDLGANSLMITNIYRKLGHVLPQETQLISLVDLFSYPTVRSLTQRLTQAQKVNVLEQQQVESAQKLSEGKSRLKQRLEKSRMSQGLS